TTTATAAGGCGGTTGAGTTTGAtacaaattaatttatgtttttatgaatGACCTATATTTGGTTCTTTCCAGCTAGCCAGTCACCTTAACAATCTAGTCGCTTTAATCTCAAACTTTACATGTGATCATGCAAATCCGGTTCTAGGTTTATAATAGCTTCATTACCGGTTGATTTCGTTGCAGGTAGGGAATTTCTTGCACTATATAAGCCGGTTCATAGCCGGTTTTGCGATCGGATTCTCTAGCGTATGGCAAATAAGTCTTGTCACTTTGTCCATAGTCCCTCTCATTGCTCTAGCAGGCGGCATCTACGCGTTTGTAGCCATTGGACTTATCGCCAGAGTCCGAAAATCATACATCAAGGCCGGTGAGATTGCGGAAGAGGTTAGTTTACTTGTCAAACAAGTAAAGTTCATATATTGAAATCATAGGTTTTGTGTGTACTTATGTTTCTCTGTGGAAACTCAGGTGATCGGTAATGTTAGGACCGTACAAGCATTCACGGGTGAAGAAAGGGCGGTGAAATTGTACCGGGAAGCTCTCCAGAACACGTTCAAGTACGGGAGAAAAGCCGGTTTAACCAAAGGACTAGGTCTTGGTTCGTTGCACTGTGTCTTGTTTCTATCATGGGCTTTGCTCGTCTGGTTCACAAGCGTTGTTGTCCACAAGGAGATCGCTGATGGTGGCAAATCATTCACTACCATGCTCAACGTTGTCATCGCTGGCCTGTATAACATCTTCCTCTGTTGCTTGATTTCTTGATCTCTACGTTTCCTTTTATGTATCACAACGTTTTTGTGTACGTGTAGGTCGCTTGGACAGGCTGCGCCGGATATTTCCGCGTTTGTACGAGCCAAAGCTGCTGCATATCCAATTTTCAAGATGATTGAACGTGACACGGCGGCTAAAACTAGCGCAAAAACTGGCCGTAGACTCGGCAAAGTAGACGGGCACATTCAATTCAAGAACGTGACTTTTAGCTACCCATCTCGCCCCGATGTAGTGATCTTCGACAAGCTAAACATATCCATCCCGGCCGGGAAAATCGTGGCACTTGTTGGAGGAAGCGGGTCGGGAAAGAGCACGGTCATATCCTTGATAGAGCGGTTCTACGAGCCAAACTCCGGAGCAGTGTGGCTAGACGGAAACGATATTAAAGATCTTGATATAAAGTGGTTAAGGGGACAGATTGGTTTGGTTAATCAAGAACCAGCCCTGTTCGCTACAACGATCCGTGAAAACATTATGTATGGCAAAGATGACGCGACGAATGAGGAGCTTGGCCGTGCTGCAAAGCTCTCGGAAGCCATTTCGTTTATCAACAACCTCCCTGAAGGGTTTGAGACTCAGGTATGTTATATATGAACCTTGGAACACAAGAAACACTTATAAAACCTATGTCAAAGAGATACCTTGGAAGACAAGAagcaactataaaccctaaactctactTTTACCTTAGGTTGGAGAGAGGGGAATTCAACTTTCGGGTGGACAGAAACAAAGGATTGCGATATCGAGAGCAATCGTGAAGAATCCATCGATACTTTTACTCGATGAGGCGACAAGCGCTCTAGATGCAGAGTCAGAGAAGAGTGTGCAAGAAGCGTTGGACCGTGTGATGGTTGGAAGAACAACGGTGGTGGTGGCTCACAGACTATCAACGGTAAGAAATGCAGACATCATAGCAGTAGTTCACGAAGGGAAGATCGTAGAGTTTGGAAACCACGAGAATCTCATAGCGAATCCTGACGGGGCCTACTCTGCTCTCCTTCGTCTCCAAGAAGCTGCCTCATTGCAGCGTAACCCTTCCTTGACTCGCACGCTAAGCAGGCAACAGAGGTACTATATGCTTCTCACTATACTGTCTAAAATCCTAACAGCAAAACCGATTGTTTGAAAATTTATAGTAAGAGttttaataagtttatttttaacaaattgtGGCCATATAGTTTATGTGTAGTAACACTTAAAAAATTCAAGGGTCAATATCAATGTTTCATCTTGTTATGTCTAGGACCGGGCTTGAATATCggttctttttttcatttgtagTGTAAAGTACTCAGGGGATCTATCAAGAACAAGGACGAGCTTCTGCTCAGATAGGGACTCAGTAACTAGACAGGACGGTGCAGAGCCAACCAAAAAGACTAAAGTAACGGTGGGACGTCTTTATTCTATGATCCGACCGGACTGGATGTACGGACTTTGTGGCACAATATGTGCTTTTATTGCTGGATCTCAGATGCCTCTTTTCGCGCTTGGAGTCTCACACTCCTTAGTTTCGTACTACGAGAAGGATTGGGTGGACACTCAAAAAGAGGTTAAGAAGATAGCTATCCTCTTCTGCTGCGCTTCAGCCATCACCCTCATTGTCTACACCATTGAGCATATCTGCTTTGGTACTATGGGCGAGCGTCTCACTCTCCGTGTCCGCGAAAAGATGTTTTCAGGTTCGTCTCAAACTGTTTTAAAGTTTTTCGcaattttttttccaatgaatgttaaatttattcaattttaaatatattttttacaaagaatgcat
The Brassica napus cultivar Da-Ae chromosome A1, Da-Ae, whole genome shotgun sequence DNA segment above includes these coding regions:
- the LOC106444636 gene encoding ABC transporter B family member 2 isoform X2, producing the protein MHTGERQAAKMRRAYLRSMLSQDISLFDTEASTGEVISAITSDILVVQDALSEKVGNFLHYISRFIAGFAIGFSSVWQISLVTLSIVPLIALAGGIYAFVAIGLIARVRKSYIKAGEIAEEVIGNVRTVQAFTGEERAVKLYREALQNTFKYGRKAGLTKGLGLGSLHCVLFLSWALLVWFTSVVVHKEIADGGKSFTTMLNVVIAGLSLGQAAPDISAFVRAKAAAYPIFKMIERDTAAKTSAKTGRRLGKVDGHIQFKNVTFSYPSRPDVVIFDKLNISIPAGKIVALVGGSGSGKSTVISLIERFYEPNSGAVWLDGNDIKDLDIKWLRGQIGLVNQEPALFATTIRENIMYGKDDATNEELGRAAKLSEAISFINNLPEGFETQVGERGIQLSGGQKQRIAISRAIVKNPSILLLDEATSALDAESEKSVQEALDRVMVGRTTVVVAHRLSTVRNADIIAVVHEGKIVEFGNHENLIANPDGAYSALLRLQEAASLQRNPSLTRTLSRQQSVKYSGDLSRTRTSFCSDRDSVTRQDGAEPTKKTKVTVGRLYSMIRPDWMYGLCGTICAFIAGSQMPLFALGVSHSLVSYYEKDWVDTQKEVKKIAILFCCASAITLIVYTIEHICFGTMGERLTLRVREKMFSAILRNEIGWFDEVDNTSSMLASRLESDATLLKTIVVDRSTILLQNLGLVVTSFVISFMLNWRLTLVVVATYPLVISGHISEKLFMQGYGGNLSKAYLKANMLAGESVSNIRTVAAFCAEDKILELYSRELLEPSKRSFRRGQTAGLFYGISQFFIFSSYGLALWYGSTLMDKGLSNFKSVMKTFMVLIVTALAMGETLALAPDLLKGNQMVASVFEILDRKTQIVGETSEELTNVEGMIELKAVHFSYPSRPDVVIFKDFDLIVRCGKSMALVGQSGSGKSSVISLILRFYDPTAGKVMIEGKDIKKLDLKALRKHIGLVQQEPALFATTIYENILYGNERATQSEVIEAATLANAHSFITSLPQGYSTKVGERGVQMSGGQRQRIAIARAILRNPEILLLDEATSALDIESERVVQQALDRLMTNRTTVVVAHRLSTIQNADTISVLHGGKIVEQGSHHRLVQNKTGPYFKLISLQQQQHP